The Methanococcoides sp. AM1 DNA window CCGCCACCACAGCAACGTGCAGATTCCCTGTTATCTTTCATTTCTACGAAATCGATCTCCGGGATCATATTGATCAAATCACGAGGTGCATCATAGATACCCAAATGTCTGCCAATATGGCAGGGGTCATGATAAGTTACCTTTTTGTTGTAAGGTTTTAGATCAAATTCCTGCTCACTGAGCCACTCAACAAAGTGCATTGCCTTAAAGGACATGTCCTTAAAGCGAGGATATTCTTTTCTGAACATCCTCAAACACCCCGCACATGAGAATAGTACGATCTCAGCACCAGTGTCCTCAATTGCTTTAATGTTCGCTTCAGCCTGCCTTCTGATCACATCGTCCGAAAAGCCTATCCTTCCAAGCACACTCCCGCAACAAACCTCATCAAGTAATGTATAATCCGTCCCAAGCTTCTTCAATATGGAGATGCCTGCCGTAGAAGTCTCTTTATTACGATAAGCTGCACTGCAACCTGTAAAATAAGCGATCTTAGCAGGATGGGGAACTTCACCGAATACTTCTTTTCGGCTTTTTTCTTCACCGAACGGATTTCCCAAGGTAGCAATAGAATCAGCGATCTTCTGATGAGTTGAACCTACTACCCCTGATGCCACAATATCTTTTCGTGCAGCTTCGATCACATCAACTACCCTTGTGGATGAAGGACACCTGCGAGTACAATCCGCACAGGTGGTACATTGGTAGATACGCTCCAGTACAGACTCATCAGGTTCGATATCCCCGGAATACAATCCATAGGAAAGAGCCATCTTTCCCCTTGCCGCTGAAGAATCCCATTCGAGATGATCAAATATAGGACATATCTCCTTACAGAACCCACACTGAGTACAATTAAGCAGCTCTTTTTTCCATTCTTTCAGATTATCCGTCTTCATTCACTCATCTCCCAGATGGTACCGCAGATGGGAAATGAAATTACCATCCCAATCCATGATCTTATTCGGATTCATAATATTATTGGGATCCAGAGCCATCTTTATCGTTTTCATGGCATCAAGACTGCACTTCCTTTCCTTAAGGAAGAACGGAGCTTTG harbors:
- a CDS encoding (Fe-S)-binding protein, with product MKTDNLKEWKKELLNCTQCGFCKEICPIFDHLEWDSSAARGKMALSYGLYSGDIEPDESVLERIYQCTTCADCTRRCPSSTRVVDVIEAARKDIVASGVVGSTHQKIADSIATLGNPFGEEKSRKEVFGEVPHPAKIAYFTGCSAAYRNKETSTAGISILKKLGTDYTLLDEVCCGSVLGRIGFSDDVIRRQAEANIKAIEDTGAEIVLFSCAGCLRMFRKEYPRFKDMSFKAMHFVEWLSEQEFDLKPYNKKVTYHDPCHIGRHLGIYDAPRDLINMIPEIDFVEMKDNRESARCCGGGGGVRSMFPEISRQIAEKRVDQAEIADVLLTTCPFCVNNLKLGVSETSTLEVRDLLELIDEILE